The DNA window TTGATCAAAACAAAGGGGTGGCCACCATGAAGGCCCCCAAGGTTTACCATCTCAATCTGGTTTCACGTTATGCCGTCTGTGAGTATCAAGCGGGGGAATGGTTGCCTGCACGGGTAGATTTTGAACATCTGCGCCTGGTTTTGAATAAAAAAGGGATTATTCGTGTGGAAAAAGTTTTGCCCCACGGTGAATTGGGTTATTTGGAGTCTGTGGCATGAACTATTCGCAATTTTTACAAAGCCTGACGGGTTTGGGTATCTTTCTCTTTTCGCTGCGCTTTTTATCTGAAGCCTTGGGAGATTCACTGAACCGCATGCTCAGACCTTGGCTGAGTAAAGTATTGGCGCGCCCCCTCAATTGTTTTCTCTCGGGTCTGGGGATCACGGCCTTGGTTCAGGCCAGCAGCATTACCGTGATTGCTGCGATGGGCCTGCTCAATACCTATGTCATTTCATTGGAACAGGGCTATATGATTGTTTTGGGGGCCAGTTTAGGCACGACCCTCAAGGCCTGGTTTTACACCCGTTTGGTAGAAAACCATGCCGGTGCGCTCTTGGTGGGTGTTTGCAGTATTGCCTTGCTTTTTATTCATAAAAAAAATCTGCGTATCAAACTTGAAATTGCTATGGCGATTGGTTTTGCCTTTTTAGGCTTGCAAATGTTAACGGCTGCTTTGGCGAGTTATTCCAGCCAGTTTCCTGTGATCAGCTATTTTACCCACCAGTCATCCTTGGGAATCTCCGGTCAGGCCTTGGCTGTGGTGGCTGGTTTAATTCTGGCTTTGATGGTGCAATCCAGTTCAACGGTCGTCTTTCTGATTCTACACTTGGCCACGCAGGGCTTGATTGATTACCCTTCCGGTGTGGCGCTGATTCTGGGGGCGAATCTGGGAACCTCTTTTCAACCTTTTCTAGCGGCCATTGAATACGGCAAAAGTGTGCGCCGTTTGGCCATGTCCTATTTCCTGGTCAAGGCGGGGGGCGTCTTTTTAATTCTTTTGCTCTTTTCACTTTTTTTGATCGGGGTCGATCGGCTGATTCCAGGTGTGCCCAGTGCTGAGCTGGTCTTTCACCTGGCCGGAGCACATTTCTTTTATAATTTTTTCACTGTTTTGGCAGGCTATCTGCTCATGCCCTTTGTGCTCAGATTTGTCTATCTGGTCATTCCGGGACAGGGCAAACAACAGGATTTTTTCCTGAACCCCGTGGTGCGCCGCATGTTGAGACAGTCACCGGATAAATCCTTATTTGAAGTCAATGATCAGCTTCAGAAATTGCTCCAACTCACGATGGGTATCAGTGATCAGATTCTGCTCTCTTTGACTCAAAAAGAACCTGAGGCCCCGCTTTTGGGAGAGCAGGGCTCACGCTTTTTCAGCATTCAAGAGGGCATTTATGAGATTCTGGTGCCTCTCAGCCGTCAGGAATTGCCAGCAGTGAAACATCAGCGTACAGAGATTCTCTTGGAGCAACTCCAAGCCTGTAGTAAATTACACCACCATTGCCAGGATTTTTACGTGGCACTTCATGAGGGATTATTCGTACATGCCTATCGCTTACCTGATGAAATGCGGGATTTGATGCCAGAGTTTCATACCCATTACCACCAGCTTTGGTTGCGCTTTTTCAAAGGCCAGGAACCTGAACCGCTCTTGAGTGAGTTGCGGGATATTTGTCTGCGTCTCGATGAGCGCTTTTTAACCTTTCAACTCGAAGATCATTTTGAAGCCGGCTATTATGCCTGGTTACATCAATCTCTGGCCGAACTCTGGCATTTACTTCACCTGACTTCTGAGTTGTTCACAGAGCACCCGGAATTGCCTGTTATTTAGTTGCCTGGAAGAGACTTTCCTTTACTTTGACCTCGATCCGTTTTTTCTGGCCTGCCCCAGCTGGAAAGGTATCGATCACCAGGGTCTCTGTATTTCCTGGAATCAGAGCCAGCTCATAGGATTTTGCAAAACGGTCTCCGTAGGGACGGGGGGCTCGGCATCAGCTTGAATCTGACTGAGATGTCCGGCCAGGATTGTGGTCTGTTTGAGCTTGGTTGCTCTTGCCATCAGCGGATAAAAGTCACCCAGGCCATCACTGTTATGGTGGCTGACAGTTGGGCCTGGAGTGCAAAAAAATTCATGCCCAGTCACATAAGTTGACTGGGCATGAACATCTTGATAGCTCTCTGGATGTTTTAAAATTTGCTCATGTCACTGAGGCCTGCGGCAAGAATATTGCCTTTTGTATCTAGAAAACAAACCGTGTATTGGTAAGACTTTCCTGTGACAAGCCCTCCCTCATCAAGATACGTTTTACTGGCTTTTTCCAAGGTCGCCAGTCTGATTACGGATTTAAAAATTTTCTCAGGCTCATTTCGGTAAATGGCAATCGATGTTGTTGCAGCCGGGGCCGAGGTCCAGGCCAGATTAAATCCAGTTGATTGAGCCGTGGCCGTGACTTTGCCTTCAAAAACAGGGGCCTCAAAAATCTGCTTCATTTCAAAATCCTTGGCTTGAGTGACCAAGGAATTTATCTGATTGACAAGCGTTTCTTTGGTGATCTGTTGCACATCCATGCCCATCATATAAAACGTATAAAACAATTCAGAATCTGAGAACATTTTTTTTAATAACTCGGTCGGGTTTGAAGCCAGCAGAGTCGTATCGGCGAAACTTTTTTGCATCTGCTCAGAAAAGGGGACTGTGTTTTCTGCAAGGACCAGCAAAGTATAGTGAAGTTCCTCATATTGGCTGGGGGGAGTTTGCTTTCCAAGCCTTTCAATCAAAGTTTGAGCCGCACTTTTCATGGTCTGAAAGGATTGTAAATCTTTGATATTTGGCGAAAATGTGGATTTAACACTCAAATCTGATTTCCCTGTGATCGCCAGAGACAAAGGAGCCCAAACAGAATTGAGAAGTTTGGCGTATTCTTCTTCAGTCATGGGAGCTGAGGTGTTTTCTAACTGGGCTTTTGCCTTTTTTCCAAGGCGTATCACTTCAAACTGAGTATCTACGAACTCCATCGATAGTTTTTGATACTGCTCAAGCGTGATGCCAAGGGATTTATAATAATTTTCCATAATATTGTTAAGATCACTGATACTTGTGATTTTATTGGCTTCAAACTCTTGGCTAATTGCTTGGTACAGCTTGACTTCCCTTTGTAAGCCCTCCTGAAGCTTTTGATTCAGAGACTTGAATTCTTCGGGTACAGACATGCTGCTCAACTCTGCTAGAACTTTTTGGTCTACCTCTAAAATGGTTTTAAAAGCAGTGAGCAAAAGCGTTAACTCAGTGGAGGGTGAAGAGCTAGGGACCGTCTCAGGCGAACCAGAAGGGGAGGCTGAAGGCGCAATCATGGGCGTTGCGGTTGGGGCTGGGCCCATATTGGACGGCATACTGCTGGCTAAGGTTCGTGTATTTTGCACTATTTCTTTTTGATGGGATTGAAAGGCTTGGCTGTACTTCACAATTAAATCATTGTTCTGAGACTTCACTACAGCAGTGGTGGCTTTTGGAGCAGTTGATTCAACCGGCTTTGCAAGGGGGGGTTCAGCATTTGACTTTGAAGATTCTTTGCTTTGCACCCCCTCTTGCGAAGTGTTTGAAGCCTTTATTTTTGAGGCTGGAGGTTCCGATTGTGGCGTTGTCAGGCTCGGTGGGGCTGTTTGACAGGCTGCAAGTAAGAAGATTGTAGCAGCCAGGCGGGAAAAATAATTTTTTTTCATAATCAAAACCTTTACTTATTTGTAAATTATTTATTGAGTATATCACAGGGAAATTGATTTGCAAGAGGGGGAAAATGGATACTTTCGAATTATCCGATGAATAATCTTATATATCTTTGAATGTATGGTTTTTATTTATACAATTCAAGAAATGAACCCATCTATTCAAATTTCATTCTGGATTTGCTCAACTAAATGAATTTATCTCTAGGGTAACGATGACAGTATTATATTACAAAACAAATCAATATTTGGCAATACTGGCTTGTACTTTGTTTTTAAATATAAAAGAATGATTAAATTTGTCTTTTTTACGTATTTTAAACGTCACAATGTCATAAATGCACCTTGAAATAAGCAATACTCAGAAAAATGATTCTCAAATTTGTTTTCACCTGTCTGGGTTTCTTCTCTACCCATGCGCCTTTATTGCGCACCCCCTGACAAAGACCCCATTCCCAGCAGTATTGCCAAAAAAACTGAATAGAGCTTCTTACACTTAAAGTCCAAACCAAAAGGAAAAGACCCTTTCGGATCTTTTCCAACTTTGATGAAATTGTTCGCTTAGGTCGCTAAATCTAATTAAAACACCATGATTTCCTTTTGCAGACGGCAATCAAAAACCACTTGCTCAGTGATTTTATCTCTGCTTGTTGAACAGCCAGAAGGTTGTGTTTGGGCCATCTGAATAGCGTGTTTCAGCTCGTCTGCGTCAGTTGCAAAGAAGGCACCGTCTAGAAATCCCCAGATAAAATTAATCAAATACAATATTCCCGAGATCATGATTCCAAGCGTTGGAAAGACCAAGGCCCCGTATCCCAAACTCATAAAAGGAATCATCAACAAAACTCCCAGAACCAAAGGCAGCAGTGCAAAAAATCCTGTTGAAAGAAAGTGGGAAAAACCCTTTTCATATTTTCCTCTTAAAAAATAGGCAATGCTGGGCAGAATGGGCAGAATTAAGGCACTCCAGAGCGCGACTATTTGAAATGGATTTGTAAAGTTACCCATTACGAGTAAGGTAATATCTGTGCCATAAAAGATCAGATGTGATATTCCCCCTGAGACCATTACAAAATCATTAAAGGGATCCTTTCCCATGATATTTGGCACTGGGTGGAGGGTCAGCGTCTGATAAAGATCTGGTGCAGCCAAATCAGGGGCGCTATGGTTTAAATGGTAAACCTGGGGTGTTGATTCATTTGCCTGGATCTGGGCCCAAACTGGAGCTTGGTAGATTGAGGCATAGGCAACCAAAAGGCACAGGATCAGAAATGATCTCATAATCGTCCTCAGTTTTGCGTTTTACTGTCATTATATCAAGGTTGTCAAACCACTTTGATTTCCAAATTCTTGACAAATACAGCGGAAGGGCGCATCTTGAGGGAATGATTTTGATGGAGCCGACAGGAGGTCGCTGTGCATGCTGTTTCGGAAAATGTCTTTGCAAATGCTGGTTTGTTGCTGTCTGTTTTTGCATATGGGCTTCAATCGGCCAGCTTTCGGGCATGGCATACCAGGGCAACCAGAAATTCAGATTCCAATTGAAATTTTTGAAAAATATTATCACCTTCCCTTTTTTGATATTTTGGAACATTTGGGGCCTCCCAGTGCCCATTATCATTATCAAGGAGATGAGTACTGGCTCTATGAAAAACCCTTAAAGACAGACAGTTCAGGCTTTGAAACTTGGCCGGAAATTCGCATTAAAAAAGGCAGGGGGGTTCAGGTCAATTGGCTGCCCCTCAAAATTTTGCACCCATCGATTGAAATTGCGAAGTCTTTTGGTGAATGGACTCCTCCCCATGAAATCCGCGAGAAAAAGTTTTTTCTCAAGGATACGCAACTGAAGGGAATCTCCAAGGCCAAAGTGCTCAAAAAATTGGGTGAACCCGATTGCCGCAGAGTGTTTCAAGGCATTGAAATTTGGGAGTATGGGAAAGTCAGACTCTCAGCCAAGAACCCCAAGCAGCTGACCCTTTTAATTGAATTTAAGGGCTCACGGGTGACCCGCTCACTGGGGGCCTGAACCTTTTTTGATTGGATTCTCATGCTGTCTCAGGCAGAAAGATGAATGCTCTTGCCCTTTTCTCTTGGCTTGCGGCCCCTTCTCAGAATCCAGTACACTGAGTTTCAGCGAATGCCTTTCAGAAAGTGAAACCCATGGCACAACAATATATTTTTCAAACCTATAAACTGACTAAAATTGTTCCTCCCAATAACCGTGAAGTACTCAAGGATATTACCCTGAGCTTTTTTCCTGGCGCTAAAATTGGCGTAATTGGCCACAATGGGGCGGGTAAATCGACGCTGCTCAAAATTATGGCCGGTCTTGATGATAATTTTCAGGGCGAAGCCCGGATTACCCCTGGTTTTACCGCCGGATATCTGCCCCAGGAACCCCATCTCGACCCCGAGAAAGATGTGCGTGGCAATGTCGAAGACGGCGTGGCGCATACCCGTGATTTGCTCAAACGCTTTGAAGAACTGAGCATGAATTATTCTGAAGAGACAGCCGATGAATTTGCACGGGTTCAAGATGCGATTGAAGCTGTAGATGGCTGGAATCTTGAGACCACCCTGGATATGGCGATGGAAGCTTTGCGCTGCCCACCGGGTGATTGGAAAGTTGAGAACCTCTCTGGGGGCGAGCGCCGCCGTGTGGCCCTGGCCCGTTTGCTTTTACAAGCGCCTGATCTCTTGCTTTTGGATGAGCCCACCAACCACTTGGATGCCGAAAGTGTGGCTTGGCTTGAAACCCACTTAAAGAGCTATAAAGGCACAGTGATTGTCGTGACCCACGATCGCTATTTCCTCGACAATGTCACCGATTGGATTCTTGAGCTTGAATCAGGTCGTTCCTATCCTTGGGAGGGCAATTATTCTTCCTGGCTTGAGCAGAAAGAACAACGTCTGGCCAATGAGCAAAAGCAAACCGAAGTGCGCCGCAAAACCTTGCAACAGGAATTGGAATGGGTGCGCATGACGCCCAAGGCCAAACACGCCAAAAGCAAAGCGCGTCTCAGTTCCTATGAAAAACTCTTGGCAGAAGATCAGGAACTCAAGGTGGATGCCGTTGAAATCTATATTCCCTCAGGTGAACGCCTGGGCAATGTGGTGGTGGAAGCCCAAAACCTGACCAAGGCCTTTGATGATAAATTGCTGTTTGAAAATTTTACCTTTCAGCTTCCCCCTGCTGGGATTGTCGGTGTGATTGGCCCCAACGGGGCAGGTAAAACCACGCTGTTTAAACTGATTACCGGACAGGAACAGCCCGACACTGGCTCTCTCCGAGTCGGGGATTCGGTTGAGTTGGGCTATGTCGATCAAAACCGCGATGCCTTGAATGCCGATAAATCTGTCTACGACGAGATTTCTGAAGGTTACGAATTTGTGCAGTTGGGCAAAAAAGAAGTCAATGCCCGGGCCTATGTTGCGAAATTCAATTTCCGTGGCACCGACCAACAGAAAAAAGTGGGACTCTTGTCTGGCGGCGAACGCAACCGCGTGCACATGGCCAAGCTTTTGAAAAAAGGGGGCAATCTGTTGCTTTTAGACGAACCGACCAACGATTTGGACGTGGATACCCTGCGTGCCTTGGAGTCGGCTCTGAACAAATTCCCCGGTTGTGCGATGGTGATCAGCCATGATCGCTGGTTCTTGAACCGTGTGGCCACCCATATTATGGCCTTTGAAGGGGATTCTCAGGTTGTCTTTTTTGAAGGCACTTTTGAAGAATATGAAGAAGACCGCCACCGCCGTTTGGGGGCCGATGCCGACCAACCCCATCGCCTCAAATACAAACCGATGAGTAAAAAGTAAAACTGATCTAGATCAAGTTTTTACTTGTGATACGTCATAGGGACTTGCTTTGCGCGAATATACCATAGGGGGTAATAAACCCCGTGAGGTAAGTCCCTATGAAACGTCAACTTCTTATGAGTGCCTTAAGTGCCCTCTTGGTTTTCGGTGCTGTTCATCTGCCAGCGCAAGCCATGAGTGCTCAAGACACTGTATTTTCAACCCCTCAGACTGAATTCAGTGCTTTAAGTTCTGAGCCGCTCACGCTTCCCAAACAGGAACTGATTTCTTTCAGCGCAGCAGCAGCCATGGATCATGGCACCACAATTTTTGGTCTGCCTGTCAATGAAGGCCCGATTGATCGCGTGATTCGTGGCGTGGTTGCAGTGGGACTGATCGGCACAGGAATTTATGGCCTGAGTACCAACGCCTTTGGCGCCAATACAGCGGCGATCAGCTGGAGCATGATTGGGGTGGGTGTGATTCCTACCGCCACAGCCGCTACAGGTTATTGTCCTCTCTATCAACTCTTTGGCGTTGATTATACCTTCTAACTCTGCCTGAACTCAGCGAACTTCCCAAATTGTACTTGGGAAGTTTTTTCTTGTTTTGAGAGGCTTGAATCTCGCTCTCAACTGTGTTTCAATACAGTTTAATCCCAATTTCTGAGGCCCTTTTTATGCGTAAAATCTGGTTGTCTATGTTTTCTGCTGGTTTGGCTCTTGTAGGCTGTGCTTCAGGCACTGCCCTTTTAAACAACCATTCTCTGCAACCCATTTTACGTGCCCAGAATCAAGGGGCTGCACCCGTCAGAGCGGAACAGGCTCTCGATAAAGCTCGGATGCAGGCTTTGGCCTCGGTTTTAACAGGTCAGAAACCCATGCCGGATGGCACCCTGATTCCTGAACGGGGAACGACCCAGGGCCGTGATTTGACCCGCAAATTCATTCTTTCTGTGCTTGAAGGCTATGGTTACAAACCCGAATTGCATGCCTACCGCAGCAGCGGAAAAAATATTCTGGTCCGTCTCATGGCGGATCAACCCAGCGATGAATATGTCCTGATCGGTGCCCATATGGATTCTGTTCGCAATGCAGGGGCCGACGACAATAACTCAGGTTCTGTAGCCGTATTGGAAGCTGCGCGGGTGCTGAAAGATCTGCCCGGTCGCAAAGTGAATCTAATTTTCGCTTGGTTTGACGAAGAAGAATTGGGCTTGGTGGGCAGCCATTATCTGGCCCGTGATTTCAAAAAGCAGGGCTTAAAACTTAGCTCCGTGCATACCTTGGACATGGTGGGCTGGGATTCCGATCAGGATCGCGTGATTGAAATAGAGCAGCCTGACGGCCCGCTTTGGGATTATTACCAGATGGTGAACAAGGCGCATCAACTCAATCTTCCCCTCAGTCGAACCAGTTCAGGCGATACGGATCATGTGGCTTTCCGCCAGGAAGGTTTTACTTCTGTCGGTCTGTGTGAAGAGTGGGTGGGCGGCGATACCACTCCCTATTACCACCGCAAAACCGATGTCTATACCAGCGTTAATTTTGACTATCTCTTCAAGGTCAGTCAATTGGCTGTGGCAGTGGTTTCCGATTTGGTACGGGCTGTGCCAGCACCGTTGGTTCAGACACGTGTTCCACATGATCGTTTCCCCGGTCGGGCAAGACCCTTTCATGCCTCATACGATGAATTTCAACCTTAATTGTTGCAATTTGTAAATTTTAAAATCATTCTGGTTTTCGTCACGTCCTAAATGCGCGCGGATCGGCTATGATGTATTTATTCATGTCTTGCTGAAAAATACACAGGTGAACCATGCAACCCACCATCCTGATTGGCGATGTCCACGGATGTCTGGATGAACTCAGGCTACTTTGGTCCCGGCTGCCTTTAACCAAGGAGACCCGGATCATCTTTTTGGGCGATCTGATTGATCGGGGCCCAGATTCTGTTGGCGTGCTTGAGTTTGTGGAAGAACAAAGCACCCGATACCCTTTCCTGACTCTTTTGCTTGGCAACCATGAGCTCAAGGCGATTGCCCATTATTATCATGGCGATCCCTCCCAGGTCTGTTTAAAAGAACGCCATATTCACTTTTTGGAAACGGCTTTGCCTTATTTTTCTTTTGAAAATGGGAAATACCTTGCTGTTCATGGCGGCATTTATCCCGCCTTCTGGAACCAATACAGCCAATTGCCGCCTGTGGCTTCCCGAGACCTGTGGGATGCCCGTCTGCTTCAGGCTGTTGAACGCTTTTGCTTTTGCAGGTATGTTGACGCCAAGGGCTACCCGGTTCCACTGGGCAAGCAAAGCTCGCAGGATGATTATTGGGCAGATATTTATCCCGGCCATTACGGTACCGTTTTCTTTGGGCACCAGCCCTTTTTTAAAGGCCCCACCCTCTTTCCCCATGCGATTGCGCTCGACAATGGCTGTGCTTTTGGGGGGGAATTGAGCGCTGCTATTCTGGATGAAGATGCCAAGGTTCGGTTTCTTTCAGTAAAAGCCCTCAGGGCTTATAGCCCTTATATCAACTACGGGAACCGGATTGCCTCTTACCAACGCGAAAGTTTAAAAATCCCCCATCTTTCCTTTGGTTAGACGCATCCTGGTATACTGACAAAAAAACCGGGAGTTTGCTATGTTGATCCACCGGCCCCGTCGTCTGCGTCACAGCGCGCATATCCGCAATATGGTGCGTGAGCACCGCCTTTCTGTCGATGACTTTATTTACCCGCTTTTCGTCGATGAAAACCTCGTTGATGATTCCCAAGCGATTGGATCGATGCCGGGCATTGTACGTCACAGTTTGAATACCTTGAAGTGGGAACTTGAAGACTTACAGGAATTGGGGGTCAGGAATCTTTTGCTCTTTGGCATTCCCGCCAGCAAAGACGCCCATGCGTCTCAAGCCCATGCCGAAGAAGGGATTGTTCAAAAAACCCTGCATCAGATTCGCAAAGACTATGCCGATACTTTTTACCTGATCACCGATGTCTGTAACTGTGAATATACCGATCATGGCCATTGTGGCATTATTGTCAATCAGGATGTAGACAATGATCAAACCTTGGATTTACTTTCCCGTACAGCGCTTTCCCATGCCCGTGCAGGTGCAGATATGGTGGCCCCCTCTGATATGATGGATGGCCGGATCGGCCATATGCGTGCCAGCCTGGATCAGGCAGGTTTTCAGAATCTGCCAATTATGGCCTATTCTGCTAAATTTGCTTCAGCCTATTACGGGCCTTTTCGCGAGGCAGCGGATTCAGCTCCGCAATTTGGAGACCGCCGTTCCTATCAGATGGATCCCCCCAATGGACGTGAAGCCCTGCGTGAAATTTCGCTGGATCTGGAAGAGGGAGCAGATATTGTCATGGTCAAGCCAGGTTTGGCCTACCTCGATTTGGTATGGCAGGCCAAACAGATTTCTGATGTGCCCGTCGCACTCTACAATGTGTCTGGCGAATACAGCATGGTCAAGGCTGCTGCTGAAAAAGGCTGGATTGATGAAAAGAAAATTGTACTTGAAACCTTTTACAGCTTCAAGCGTGCAGGGGCCGATCTGATTATTTCCTATCATAGCAAAGAAGTCGCAGCTTGGCTGAAAGACGGTCTTGTTTAGACGCTCAGTTGCTCCAGCGCTTCCTGGATTTCGGGGTCTTCGGGATCCAGGCTCTGCGCTTGCTGAAATACTTTTCGGGCCTCCTCAGTCTGATCGGTTTCGAGGTAACAGAGCCCCAGATTATAGAGCGCAATACTGGCTGCACCATATTTCTCAATGCTTTCAAGATAATGGGGAATGGCCGCTGGGTAAGATTCCAGCAAGCGACAGGTTTCTGCTCTTAAAATTGCAAAATTAAAGAGTTCAAAACAGTCATTGTGGGCAGTATTTAAGATTTCCCAAGCGGGAAGATAATCTTCCTGCTGAAGCATGCAAACTGCCAAAAGATAGAGCAGGCTGGCGTCTCCCGGCCGAATTCTCAAGGCCCGAATCAGGCAGCGACGGGCCTGTTCATGCAAGCCCGATTTAAGCAGATGGTGGCCAGCTTCTAAGAGGGTATGGCTTTCTTCATTGCGATTGGTTTGTTCAAATTTCCGCTCAAAGATCTCAACCCAGGCGGCCTGGGGCTGGGGGTGTTTTTGAGCAGCCAAGGTTTGCAGAGCGTAGATTTCATCCTGGGTACTTCTGACCTGATAGCCTCGCTTTTGAAAAAGAGCCTCCAACAAAGGGGTGTTGACCGGATGGGACAAGCTCTCGCCATGGTGGCTGGCTTCTTCTTTGTGAATTTCCTGCATCCAGGCTTTTCCGGCATAGGCCTTGTCTGAGATGATCCACAGGCCACCCGGTTGGAGTTGGGCAGAGAGGGCATCGACCAAGTGAATCGCATCGCAGGGGTAACCCACAGTAGCGCGCTCAAAGGCCTGCGTGAGCATGAGCAGAGCTTCTTGATCCTTGGGTTGTCTGAGATAGTTTTCCAAATCAATTTCAAGCAGCCCCTCGCGGCGAATCAGACGATGGGGGGGGAAATCCAGGTGGCTGAAAAAGGGTTCCAAAACGAGCTGCGAGAGGGTCTCGCTTAAGTTTTGCGTGTCTGCTTGGGGGTCAATCAAGCCGGCCTTGA is part of the bacterium (Candidatus Blackallbacteria) CG13_big_fil_rev_8_21_14_2_50_49_14 genome and encodes:
- a CDS encoding energy-dependent translational throttle protein EttA; the protein is MAQQYIFQTYKLTKIVPPNNREVLKDITLSFFPGAKIGVIGHNGAGKSTLLKIMAGLDDNFQGEARITPGFTAGYLPQEPHLDPEKDVRGNVEDGVAHTRDLLKRFEELSMNYSEETADEFARVQDAIEAVDGWNLETTLDMAMEALRCPPGDWKVENLSGGERRRVALARLLLQAPDLLLLDEPTNHLDAESVAWLETHLKSYKGTVIVVTHDRYFLDNVTDWILELESGRSYPWEGNYSSWLEQKEQRLANEQKQTEVRRKTLQQELEWVRMTPKAKHAKSKARLSSYEKLLAEDQELKVDAVEIYIPSGERLGNVVVEAQNLTKAFDDKLLFENFTFQLPPAGIVGVIGPNGAGKTTLFKLITGQEQPDTGSLRVGDSVELGYVDQNRDALNADKSVYDEISEGYEFVQLGKKEVNARAYVAKFNFRGTDQQKKVGLLSGGERNRVHMAKLLKKGGNLLLLDEPTNDLDVDTLRALESALNKFPGCAMVISHDRWFLNRVATHIMAFEGDSQVVFFEGTFEEYEEDRHRRLGADADQPHRLKYKPMSKK
- a CDS encoding DUF2892 domain-containing protein yields the protein MPVNEGPIDRVIRGVVAVGLIGTGIYGLSTNAFGANTAAISWSMIGVGVIPTATAATGYCPLYQLFGVDYTF
- a CDS encoding porphobilinogen synthase, translating into MLIHRPRRLRHSAHIRNMVREHRLSVDDFIYPLFVDENLVDDSQAIGSMPGIVRHSLNTLKWELEDLQELGVRNLLLFGIPASKDAHASQAHAEEGIVQKTLHQIRKDYADTFYLITDVCNCEYTDHGHCGIIVNQDVDNDQTLDLLSRTALSHARAGADMVAPSDMMDGRIGHMRASLDQAGFQNLPIMAYSAKFASAYYGPFREAADSAPQFGDRRSYQMDPPNGREALREISLDLEEGADIVMVKPGLAYLDLVWQAKQISDVPVALYNVSGEYSMVKAAAEKGWIDEKKIVLETFYSFKRAGADLIISYHSKEVAAWLKDGLV